GGGCGCGCGCCGCGGTGGCGTCGCGGGAGCCGTCGTCCACCACCAGCAGCTCGCGGAAGCCGGCCCGCCGGAGGGCGCGGACGGTGGCGCCGATCCGGTCTGCTTCCTGGTAGGCGGGGATGACGACGGCGGCCCGCTCCACCAGCGACGGGAGCGACGGGCTCATCCCCCGCTTCCCCCCTGCGCGGGCGCGGCAGGCGAGACGGGGGGCGCGACCAGCGCCGGGTAGGGCGCCTGCGTGCCCGGCTTGGTGCCGTAGGAGCCGCTGGCCAGGCCGCCGAGCAGGTAGACGGCGCTCACCTGGCCCGCCACGTGGTCGATGTCGTCGACGCTGGAGACGCCCTGCGTCCGGGCCAGCGGCGTCACCACCGACGGCTGGAGCGTCGAGGGCTCGGCGGCCACCGCGCGCACCCCGTTCTGGCGCAGGGCGGCCAGCAGGCCGCCGGCCAGGTCGGCCGCCTGGCGCGAGGAGAAGCCGTCCAGCCCCACCAGGACCAGCGCGGCGTCGTAGGGACCGGGCTGGAAGACGCTGGCGCGGAGGAGCCCTTCCTCGATGGCGAGGCGCGCGAAGAGCGGTCCGTCGACGCGGCCGCCCCCGGGTCCCGGCGCCTGGAGCGGCGTGCCCAGCTGCGCCACCAGGGCCTGCACCGCCGCCTGCTCTAGCCCCTGCCGGTCGTCGGCCGGGAGGCCGAGGGCGGCCGACCAGGCCTCCCAGTCGCTGGATCGCGGCGGCTCGAGGGGGCCCAGGAAGGTGGCCACCAGCGTCACCTGGGCGCCGGCCTGCTCCAGCAGCGAGCGGACGGCGCTCTCCTCGTCCGGCGAGCCCAGGTCGAAGAGGGCGACGCGCAGGCCCTGGAGCCGCCCGCCCACCAGCAGGTCGAGGAGCTCGCCGTGCGCCTGCTGCTCCTGGGCCAGCGACTGGCTCAGCTGCTGCACGCGGCCGGCGAGGCTTTCGTTCTCGCCGCGCAGGCGGTCGTACTGGCTCTCCAGGCGGGTGATCAGCCCCTGCTGCGTCTGCGTGACGGGCTGGCGGTCGGCCAGCGAGAGGCCCAGGAGGAGACCGATCCCCAGCGCCAGGAAGACGGCCACCAGGGAGATGACGTGTGTGCGCAGATCGATCAAGGCGGAGCCTCCCGCAGCGGCGAGGACCGCGTCCGCGCGCTCAGAATCCTGCGGCCACGCGCAGGTTCAACCACCACAAGAGCAGGAGCGACCGCAGGGGCGGGGAGATGCCGAAGATGACGGCCAGCGGCAGGAGGCCGGCCAGCACCAGCTGCCAGAGGCCGGTGTAGCGGCGCGGCGGGCGGTAGAGCTGGCTGAGGCCCTTGGCGTCCACCAGCCGGTCGGCCGCCTTGAGCCGCGCCAGCAGCGTGCTGGCCATACCCTTTCGGCCCTTCTCCAGGAAGTCGATCATCCCCGTGTGGCTGCCCACCGCCACGATGAGCGAGGCGCCCGCCTCGTAGGCCATGAGCAGGGCCACGTCCTCGCTGGTGCCGCGCGAGCGGACGACGTGGGCGTCCAGCCCGAGGCTCCGCACGCGCTCCAGACCGGGCGAGCGGCCGTCGGGATAGGCGTGCACCACCCGCTCCGCCGCCCGGCGCAGGGTCTCGTCCTCCACGCTGTCCATGTCGCCGACCACCAGGTCCGGCAGGAGGCCGAACTCGCGCAGGGCGTCGGCGCCGCCGTCGACGCCGATCAGCACCGGCCGCTCGTGGCGGATGTAGGCCAGGCAGGCCTCCAGGTCCTCTTTGAAGTGCGGGCCGCGCGCCACCACCAGCGCGGGCCGCCCCCGCAGGCGGGTCTGCAGGGGCGGTACGGGAAACGGTTCGAGGATCAGCTCCTTCTCGTGTTGGGCGTAGCTGAGGGTGTTCTCCAAGAAGGCGCTCCACTCATCGCGCAGGTGGCGGTAGGAGCGCTCGATCTCCCGGTGCACCAGCTCGCGGTCGACGATCCGGCCCTCGGCCAGCAGCCGTCCGCCGGCGAAGAGGCGTCCGTCCACCACCTCGACGCTCTCGCCCTCGTGCAGCGCCTCCATCACCGACGGGCCGAGCGAGTCGACCACCGGCACGCCCTGTTCCACCAGGAGCGGCGTTCCCCGCGCGGGGAAGCCTCCCGAGAAAGAGGGGCTGGCGTTGAGGACGGCGCGCACGCCACGGTCCAGCAGGCTCCGGGCGGCCACCTCGTCCAGGTCGCAATGGTCGATGACGGCGATCTCGCCCCTGCGAAGCCTGCGGGCCAAGTCCTTGGTCCTGCGGTCCACCCGGATCCTGCCGGCGACGTGCATGGCCGGTCTTTCACCCCGCTCCACGCTCACAATTATAGGACACGTGAAGACGGGCACCGTTCCGCTCCGGAGGCTCGACCGCGGGGCCGCCGCCTCCTGCCGCCCCGCTCCGGACGGTTAGCCGGCGCGGCTCTCCAGGCGGAGGCGGTCGGCCAGCATGGCGATGAACTCGGAGTTGGTCGGCTTGCCGCGTTCGGACCGGATGGTGTACCCGAAGATGCGCTGGGCCGCCTCGGCGTTGCCCCGGGTCCAGGCCACCTCGATGGCGTGGCGGATGGCCCGCTCCACGCGGCTGGGGGTGGTGTCGAAACGCTTGGCGATGGCCGGGTAGAGCTCCTTGGTGACGCCGCCCAGCATCTCCACGTGGTCGACGATCATCAGGATGGCCTCGCGCAGATAGTGGTAGCCCTTGATGTGGGCGGGGATGCCCATCTCGTGCAGCAGGTTGGAGACCTCGATGTCGAGATGGCGGTCGGTGAGCGCGGGCGAGGCGGGAACGATCTCGTCGCGGACCAGCTGGCGGACCCGCTTGGCCAGGATGTCGAGCGTGAACGGCTTCAGGATCAGGTAGTCGGCGCCCAGTGCCACCGCCCGCTGCGAGATGTTCTCCTGGCCGAAGGCGGTGAGCAGCACCACCTTGGGGCGGCGGCTGCCCGCGGGCCTGGCGTTGAGCGCCTCGAGCACGCCGATGCCGTCGAGCCTGGGCATGATCACGTCCAGGATGACCACGTCCGGCTCCTCGCGCTCGATCAGCTCCAGGATCTCCTCGCCGTTGTTGGCCACGCCGCAGAGGCGGAAGTCGGGCTGCGACTCGATGAACTCGGCCAGCAGGTCGCAGAAGTCGGCGTTGTCGTCCGCGATGCAGATCGTGGTCGCGGAAGAGAGACGGGAGAGTGACGCCACCCCGTTTGGACCCCCTCGTGGATGAGTCGAAGGCGCCGGTGCGCTTTCGCATAGGAATGCGCGTCCGACGGGCCGTACCCTTCCGCGGGTCGGCCGGGGATCGATCGCAAATCTCGTCAGCCTTCGCGGCCCCGCGGGGCGGCCGCCGCGGCCCGCGGAGGCGAGGGGACGGGGGCGGCGGCCGCGGCCGCGCTCCGGCGCCGTCCCCGCCTCTCAGGAAGCCATCGAGCGTTCCGCGCCCCCCTGTAGCAGGCCTCCCTGCTCCAGCATCCACTGGGCGAAGACCCCGTAGCCCCGCGTGGGGTCGTGGATGAAGACGTGGGTCACCGCGCCCACCAGCCGTCCGTCCTGGAGGACGGGCGAGCCGCTCATCCCCTGCACGATCCCCCCCGTCGCATGGAGCAGCCGAGGATCGGTCACCCGGAGGATGAAGGAGCGCGCGCTGGGCTGGTCGGAATGGATGACGCGCTCGATCTCCACCCGGAAGGCCTCGGGCCGCAACCCCTGGACCACCGTGATCATCTCCGCCGGGCCCGGGTGGACCTGGTCCTCCCAGGCCACGGGCACCGCCGGCTTGGCCGGCGGCCGCCCCGCCAGCCGGCCGAAGACGCCGAAAGCGGTGTTCGCCCGGATGGTGGCCAGCGGGTGCTGCACGTTGAGAAAGACGCCCACCTTCTCCCCCGGCTGGCCCTGCCGGCTCGGCTGGACCCCCGAGACCAGGGCGGTGACGAACTTGCCGTCCCGCATGGGGTACGGGTCGCCGTGCTCATCGCTGACCCGGTGCCCGAGCGCCGCCACCGTCCGCGTCGCAGGGTCATAGAAGGTGACCGTGCCCACGCCGGCGGCGCTGTCCCGCACCCAGACGCCGAGCCGGTACTGGCCGTCGATCTTCCTCGGGCGCGCCTCGAGGGTGAGGACGGCCGGCCCGCGCTGCACCTGGAGGCGGAGGGGACGACCGCTCCGTCCGGCCGCCTGGACGGCCTGGACCAGTGCGTCGATGCCTTCCAGCCGCCTCCCGTCGGCCGCCAGGAGGACGTCGCCGGGGCGGAGACCGGCGGCACGGGCCGGGGAGTCCGCCCCCGAGGCGAGCGACTGGACGACGGCACCCCGGGCCCGGAGCATCACCCCCACCGACTCGCCGCCCGGCACCACCTCCACCGGGGGCATGACGTGGACGGTCACCGGGCGGCTGGCTGCCTGAAACCACGGCAGAAGGGGCAACCTTGCCGTGTAGCGGCCGGGTACGCCGGCGTCGATGCGGCCTTCCAGCGGTGCCAGGAGGGTGAGGCGACTGCCCTCGCCGGTCCAGATGGCGGACGGGAAGGAGGCCCAGCGCAGGAGCTGCGGCGTCCCGCCCGCCAGGAGGAGGAGTCCGGCGAGGAAGGCGGCGTAGAGCGCCCGCTTCGCGGGTCGTCTCATGGCGCTCACGCTCCCCGCTGACGGGACGAACGGTGCGCGAAGGCGCCGCTCGCCCGTCGCGGGTTAGACTGTCCGGGCCGATCGCGGGCTTATGTGGCGGTTCTTTCGTACGGTAGAAGTCTTCGTCTGCGGGGAGGGGACGGAGCCAAGGAAGGTTCTGGAAGCGACGACCACGCTCGTTCGTCGGTCAGGCGCCCAGCGCCTGCTCCTTCCAGAGGCTGGCCTGGCGGAGCAGATGGCGAGCGTGCTCCAGCGAGGAGGTGCGGGCCGGATCGCCGGCCAGCATGCGCGCGATCTCTCGCACCCTCTCCTCGCCCTCCAGGCGCCGGACGCGGGTGCGGGTGCGCAGCGCCGGGCCGCCCGCCTCCGCGTGGCCGGCCTCCCCGCCGTCGGCCGGCTCGACCAGCTTTTCGACGTAGAAGTGGACGTCGGCCAGGGCCGCCACGGAGGCGAGGTGGGTGACGCAGACCACCTGGCGGCTCCGCCCCAGCCGCGCCAGCCGCTCGCCCACCGCCCGGCCGGCCTCGCCGCCGACGCCGGCGTCCACCTCGTCGAAGACGAGCGTCTCGCGATCGTCGGCCTCGGCCAGCACCGTCTCCAGCGCCAGAAGGATGCGCGAGAGCTCCCCGCCCGAGGCCACCTCGGCCAGCGGCGCCGCCTTCTCGCCCGGGTTGACGGCCAGGACGAACTCCACCTCGTCGACGCCGCCGGGGTGGAAGGCGAAGCGCCCGCCCTCCAGCGGCAGGCCCTCGGGGTCCGCACGGCGCTCCAGGGCCACCTGGAAGCGGGCGTAGGGCATGCCCAGCGCCGCCAGCTCCTCCGGGAGCCGATCCTCCAGACGCCGGGCCGCCTCGCGGCGGAGGCGGGAGAGCTCGGCGGCGACGGCGGCCGCCTCCTCTTCCAGGGCCGCCGCCCGGCGGCGGAGCGCGTCGGCGTCGTAGCTGGCCTGCTCCAGGCTCTCCAGCTCGCGGCGGGCGCGCTCGCCGTAGTCGAGGATGGCCGCCGTGCCGCCGCCGTACTTCCTGCCGAGCTGCCGCAGGAGCATCAGCCGTTCCTCCGCAGCCTCCAGCGCACCGGGCTCGACGTCGAGGCGGTCGGCGTAGCGGCGCAGGAGGCTGGCCGCCTCGCCGGCCAGGGCGGCGGCCTCCTCCAGCATGGAGGCCGGCTGGGCGAGGCCGTCGTCCCAGCGGGCCAGCTCGCCCAGCTCGCGCGCTGCGGCGCCCAGCTGGACGAGGACGGCGGGCGGCTCCTCGGACTCCTGCAGGGCCTGGAGCCAGCGCTCGGCGCCCTCGCGCAGGCGTTCCAGGTGGCGCAGCCGCCCCACCTCCCGCTCCAGCGCCTCCTCCTCGCCGGGGCGGAGGCGGGCGGCCTCGATCTCCCGCACCTGGAAGCGGAGGAGATCGAGACGCGAGAGGCGCTCCCGCTCCAGGACGTCCGCCTCGGCCAGTTGGGAACGGACCTCCCGCAGGCGCGTGGCGAGGTCGCGGAAGCGGCGGCGCGCCTCCAGCAGGGCGGGACCGCCGAAGCGGTCGAGGAGCTCGCGCTGGCGGGAGGGGACGAGCAGTTCGGAGGTCTCCCGCTGGCCGTGGACCGCCAGCCAGCGGGCCGCCGCCTGGCGCAGCGTCGCCACCGTCACCGGGCGGTCGTCGATGCGCGCGCTGGAGCGGCCGCTGGCGCTCACCTCGCGCACCAGGAGCCGCTCCTCCCCCTCCGGCGAGGGCGGCTCGAGCCAGGCGGCGACGCGCGCCCGCGCGGCGCCGGCGCGGACCAGCTCGGGGCTGGCGCGGCCGCCCAGCAGCAGGCTGAGCGCGTCCACCAGGATGGACTTG
The sequence above is drawn from the Bacillota bacterium genome and encodes:
- a CDS encoding glycosyltransferase yields the protein MSPSLPSLVERAAVVIPAYQEADRIGATVRALRRAGFRELLVVDDGSRDATAARA
- a CDS encoding copper transporter, producing MIDLRTHVISLVAVFLALGIGLLLGLSLADRQPVTQTQQGLITRLESQYDRLRGENESLAGRVQQLSQSLAQEQQAHGELLDLLVGGRLQGLRVALFDLGSPDEESAVRSLLEQAGAQVTLVATFLGPLEPPRSSDWEAWSAALGLPADDRQGLEQAAVQALVAQLGTPLQAPGPGGGRVDGPLFARLAIEEGLLRASVFQPGPYDAALVLVGLDGFSSRQAADLAGGLLAALRQNGVRAVAAEPSTLQPSVVTPLARTQGVSSVDDIDHVAGQVSAVYLLGGLASGSYGTKPGTQAPYPALVAPPVSPAAPAQGGSGG
- the spo0A gene encoding sporulation transcription factor Spo0A, with protein sequence MCIADDNADFCDLLAEFIESQPDFRLCGVANNGEEILELIEREEPDVVILDVIMPRLDGIGVLEALNARPAGSRRPKVVLLTAFGQENISQRAVALGADYLILKPFTLDILAKRVRQLVRDEIVPASPALTDRHLDIEVSNLLHEMGIPAHIKGYHYLREAILMIVDHVEMLGGVTKELYPAIAKRFDTTPSRVERAIRHAIEVAWTRGNAEAAQRIFGYTIRSERGKPTNSEFIAMLADRLRLESRAG
- the spoIVB gene encoding SpoIVB peptidase, whose amino-acid sequence is MRRPAKRALYAAFLAGLLLLAGGTPQLLRWASFPSAIWTGEGSRLTLLAPLEGRIDAGVPGRYTARLPLLPWFQAASRPVTVHVMPPVEVVPGGESVGVMLRARGAVVQSLASGADSPARAAGLRPGDVLLAADGRRLEGIDALVQAVQAAGRSGRPLRLQVQRGPAVLTLEARPRKIDGQYRLGVWVRDSAAGVGTVTFYDPATRTVAALGHRVSDEHGDPYPMRDGKFVTALVSGVQPSRQGQPGEKVGVFLNVQHPLATIRANTAFGVFGRLAGRPPAKPAVPVAWEDQVHPGPAEMITVVQGLRPEAFRVEIERVIHSDQPSARSFILRVTDPRLLHATGGIVQGMSGSPVLQDGRLVGAVTHVFIHDPTRGYGVFAQWMLEQGGLLQGGAERSMAS
- the recN gene encoding DNA repair protein RecN, with product MLRALEIRDLALIEVEELEFGRGFHVLTGETGAGKSILVDALSLLLGGRASPELVRAGAARARVAAWLEPPSPEGEERLLVREVSASGRSSARIDDRPVTVATLRQAAARWLAVHGQRETSELLVPSRQRELLDRFGGPALLEARRRFRDLATRLREVRSQLAEADVLERERLSRLDLLRFQVREIEAARLRPGEEEALEREVGRLRHLERLREGAERWLQALQESEEPPAVLVQLGAAARELGELARWDDGLAQPASMLEEAAALAGEAASLLRRYADRLDVEPGALEAAEERLMLLRQLGRKYGGGTAAILDYGERARRELESLEQASYDADALRRRAAALEEEAAAVAAELSRLRREAARRLEDRLPEELAALGMPYARFQVALERRADPEGLPLEGGRFAFHPGGVDEVEFVLAVNPGEKAAPLAEVASGGELSRILLALETVLAEADDRETLVFDEVDAGVGGEAGRAVGERLARLGRSRQVVCVTHLASVAALADVHFYVEKLVEPADGGEAGHAEAGGPALRTRTRVRRLEGEERVREIARMLAGDPARTSSLEHARHLLRQASLWKEQALGA